A window of Argopecten irradians isolate NY chromosome 14, Ai_NY, whole genome shotgun sequence contains these coding sequences:
- the LOC138308360 gene encoding eukaryotic translation initiation factor 4E type 2-like, with translation MNNKFDALKTEDSGEEENETPDQRYEDRDDELSPRPRPTPKPGPGEHPLQFNYAVWFSRKAPGKQSSASSYNQNLKLITTFASVEQWWNHYSHLVRPSDLTGHSDYHIFKEGIRPMWEDTANNKGGKWIVRLKKGLASRCWENLVLAMLGEQFMVGEEICGAVISIRYQEDILALWNRTASDTVTTSRIRDTLKRVLNLPPNTIMEYKTHNDSMKDNSSFRNTDIFMR, from the exons ATGAACAACAAATTCGATGC ACTTAAAACAGAAGACAGTGGGGAAGAAGAAAATGAGACTCCAGATCAAAGATATGAAGACAGAGACGACGAACTTTCTCCACGACCCCGGCCCACACCT AAACCAGGACCAGGAGAACACCCATTACAGTTTAATTATGCAGTTTGGTTTTCGCGGAAAGCTCCAGGGAAACAGTCATCAGCTTCAAGCTACAATCAGAATCTCAAACTCATCACAACTTTTGCATCT GTGGAGCAGTGGTGGAATCATTACAGTCATCTAGTAAGGCCAAGCGACCTGACAGGACACAGCGACTATCACATATTCAAGGAAGGCATCCGGCCTATGTGGGAG GACACTGCTAATAACAAGGGAGGTAAATGGATTGTACGTCTAAAGAAAGGCCTAGCGTCACGATGCTGGGAAAATTTAGTATTGGCCATGCTCGGGGAACAGTTCATGGTCGGGGAGGAAATCTGTGGAGCTGTGATCTCGATTAGATATCAG GAGGATATTTTAGCATTATGGAATCGGACGGCTAGTGACACTGTTACAACGTCAAGGATCCGTGATACTCTCAAACGTGTCCTCAATCTGCCTCCTAACACGATCATGGAATATAAGACACACAATGACAGTATGAA AGACAATTCAAGTTTCAGAAATACAGACATTTTCATGCGGTGA
- the LOC138308359 gene encoding mediator of RNA polymerase II transcription subunit 4-like — MDSRKANMAAISTKQMLLQLIEDTEIISKEIFELMSTPKQQQRADAPETQKLMELLVLKDKEIKENLKIAAEQAEIQKTVDELKTEVDKRDADIRNLQKNLKEAETILSTAIYQAKQKLEAIRQANNQTIASEELIKFAHRISASNAVASPPTWTPGDPRRPYPTDFEMRLGFLGKCSGDLPMNGQQLQSQGSYGEPMSSNRTSAVLGEPTSASTPSSVSSWQPAPELHHSLSTGSGGASGFLTEIKGHNKENEDVGFMSSDSSSSSSSDE; from the exons ATGGACTCAAGGAAAGCAAATATGGCGGCAATCAGCACCAAACAGATGCTACTGCAGCTTATAGAAGATACCGAAATAATATCTAA GGAAATTTTTGAATTGATGAGCACACCAAAACAACAACAGCGAGCTGATGCGCCTGAAACACAAAAATTGATGGAACTATTGGTCTTAAAAGATAAGGAAATCAAGGAGAATCTTAAAATAG CTGCAGAGCAAGCAGAGATACAGAAAACAGTAGATGAACTGAAAACAGAAGTAGACAAACGTGATGCAGATATTAGGAATCTTCAAAAGAATCTCAAAGAAGCAGAAACtatattg TCCACAGCTATTTACCAAGCCAAACAGAAACTAGAAGCCATAAGACAAGCTAATAACCAGACCATAGCGTCAGAGGAATTAATCAAATTTGCCCACAGAATCAGTGCCAGTAATGCTGTAGCTTCCCCACCAACATGGACTCCTG GTGATCCCAGGAGGCCCTACCCCACTGACTTTGAGATGAGACTGGGTTTCCTTGGGAAATGCAGTGGTGACTTGCCTATGAATGGTCAGCAGTTACAGTCACAGGGGTCGTACGGAGAACCGATGTCCAGTAACAGGACATCCGCAGTATTAGGAG AGCCAACATCTGCAAGTACACCTTCCTCAGTATCGTCATGGCAACCAGCACCGGAGCTACATCATTCGTTGTCCACAGGAAGTGGAGGTGCGTCAGGTTTCTTGACGGAGATAAAGGGACATAATAAGGAGAACGAGGATGTGGGATTTATGTCCAGTGACTCGTCAAGCAGTTCATCAAGTgatgaataa